Sequence from the Candidatus Zixiibacteriota bacterium genome:
GATCAAGCAATGGAGAATCGGGCGAGCCTTCAATGCCATTATGAAAAAGAAATTCGATGAACTCGATATCGAGATTCCATTCCCACACATGACGGTCTATATGGGCCAGGATAAGGATGGCGGTGCTCCTCCCGCCAATCTGCGCCTGCTGGATAAAAACCAAAAAGCAAGTTAGTCAAATATACTATGACACCCGAACCTGCCGGTTGATACGGCAGGTTTTTTTATAATAAACACCTTAGAAGTTGACTTTTTACATTAATTCAATAATTTATTAGATACCACGCGCGATAGTACGAAGTCTGCACAAAACGAAAAATGCACCTGACCTGGGCGAATCCCCGCCATTACGTTCGCACAGCTTGTGCATTGGATCGAAGGAGGTGATAACCGCCAGTTATCTATCGTTTTTTTTCGCATTAATACGTCTGCCTCATGCAGATAACTTACCGAGGGAGGAGAAACAGTGAAACAAAAACTATTATTTACCGCTCTGATCGTACTCTTATGTGGCACGGTTCTGTCGGCGGACGATGTCAAAATCGCCAAAGTCGAGCGTCCCGATGCTCCCGGTTTTGTCGGCTATGTCGCTGATGAGATCGTGGTCAAATTCGACCGCCAGGTAACCTTAGCACTGAATCGTGATGAAATGGCGTCCGGGAGAACAGGCATCTGGGAACTCGATGAGCTCGGACGTTTCTATGATATTGCCGCGATGCGGCCACAGTTTCAGGGGGCGATCGAAAAGACTGACCGGGCATCCGAAGATCTGGCCGGATGGCACAAGATCAAATTCAAAGGGGAAGTGGATGTTGAGCGGGCTGTCGAAGATTACAAGAACATAAGCGGTGTCCTTGAGGCCCAGCCGATCGGAATCCATACCGTCTACGCCACTCCCAATGACGGCAACTATGACGGCCAGTGGCATCTGAATCAAACCAACGATGCCGATATCGATGCCGAAGAAGCCTGGGATATCGAAACCGGCGATGAAAGTGTAATCGTCGCTATCCTCGATTCCGGTGTACGCTACTACCACAAAGATCTCGGGGGCTACAACGCCTCACCGTCCAATCCGGGCGCTACCGACGGCAATATGTGGATCAACTGGGCCGAGAAGAACGGCTCATCCGGCGTTGATGACGACGGCAACGGCTATGTCGATGACTGGGTTGGCTGGGACTTCGTCGACGGCGGTTCCAACTGCTGGAGCGGTGAAGATTGCGACAACCAGGACAACGACCCGCGCGACTTCAACGGCCACGGCACTCATTGCGCCGGTAACCTGGGGGCCATCAATAACAACGGCTACGCTACCTGTGCACCAGCCGGAGGATGGGGGGATGGCACCCTGCAACCGACCGCCAATGGTATCAAGGTCATGGCCTGCCGGATCGGATGGTCGGGGAGGTACTGGTTCTATGAAGTCGGTTACGTCCGCATGGACTTTATAGCTGAAGCACTTTATTACGCCGCTGACAATGGCGCCAGGATCGCCTCCTGCAGTTGGGGCGCATCCAACACCGGTGGCCTGGATGCCGCGGTGGACTACTTCATCAATTCCGGAGGTCTGATCTTCAAGGCGGCCGGCAATGATGGCAGTCAGACAGCTGATTACATGTGCGCTCGCAGTGACGTTATCTCGGTGGCTGCTACCGACAGCAATGACTGTAAAGCGGATTTCTCAACCTATGGCACCTGGGTCGATATCTCCGCTCCGGGGACAGGGATACTGAGTTTGTACCATGATCATGCTGATCCCGGCGGTGATTATGTCGCGGCCCTGGATGGCACTTCGATGGCAACTCCCCTGGCGGCAAGCGTGGCCGCCATGATCTGGTCACAGAATCCGACCTGGTCTGCCAGCCAGGTAAAACAACAGTTGCTCAATAGTGCCGACGATATTGACAACCTTTCATGTAACTCATCCTATGCCGGAAAACTCGGTGCGGGACGAATCAACGCTTACAATGCCGTCAATACCGGAACTCCACCACCATCGGCCAACTTCAGCGCTTCACCAACCTCAGGATGTGCCAGCCTGAATGTTATCTT
This genomic interval carries:
- a CDS encoding S8 family serine peptidase, with the translated sequence MKQKLLFTALIVLLCGTVLSADDVKIAKVERPDAPGFVGYVADEIVVKFDRQVTLALNRDEMASGRTGIWELDELGRFYDIAAMRPQFQGAIEKTDRASEDLAGWHKIKFKGEVDVERAVEDYKNISGVLEAQPIGIHTVYATPNDGNYDGQWHLNQTNDADIDAEEAWDIETGDESVIVAILDSGVRYYHKDLGGYNASPSNPGATDGNMWINWAEKNGSSGVDDDGNGYVDDWVGWDFVDGGSNCWSGEDCDNQDNDPRDFNGHGTHCAGNLGAINNNGYATCAPAGGWGDGTLQPTANGIKVMACRIGWSGRYWFYEVGYVRMDFIAEALYYAADNGARIASCSWGASNTGGLDAAVDYFINSGGLIFKAAGNDGSQTADYMCARSDVISVAATDSNDCKADFSTYGTWVDISAPGTGILSLYHDHADPGGDYVAALDGTSMATPLAASVAAMIWSQNPTWSASQVKQQLLNSADDIDNLSCNSSYAGKLGAGRINAYNAVNTGTPPPSANFSASPTSGCASLNVIFTDQSTGTIDSYNWDFGDGGTSTAQNPSHTYASGGTYTVELTVTGPGGSDTETKTDYITVNVGPSAAFVGSPTSGTEPLTVSFTDQSSGATSWSWDFGDGGTSTAQNPTHEYTSAGTYTVELTAT